One genomic window of Camelina sativa cultivar DH55 chromosome 5, Cs, whole genome shotgun sequence includes the following:
- the LOC104785318 gene encoding uncharacterized protein LOC104785318 — protein sequence MVKASDFKAIQGFIRLHYTRVNPVTITRSNPSALSSPAIPSNGVSQLQSKFSLSSKPTYTNVGLSQILSSPPKLSPKLQALGLPRVNLSFASAFRLVSTKSTGFRKVDGNFARKVVEKPVKAVSSTFGRYREALGLHIDGFWKKNSLFVIGAGGVFVCIFLWRIMFGIASTFVGLSEGMAKYGFLALSSAIVAFSGLYLRARFTINPDKVYRMTMRKINTAAEILEVMGAPLAGSDLRAYVMSGGGITFKKFKPTIRSKRCFLLFPVQGSERKGLVSVEVKKKKGQYDMKLLAVDIPMASGPDQRLFLIGDEEEYRIGGGLISVLRDPVVKAMAATKEFDNLDRIEEEEDAERELQEAERKHREEIEKLEKESS from the exons ATGGTGAAAGCATCGGACTTTAAAGCAATTCAAGGGTTTATTCGATTGCATTACACACGGGTCAACCCTGTTACCATTACCCGCTCAAACCCATCGGCTTTGTCTTCTCCAGCTATTCCCTCCAATGGTGTTTCCCAGCTTCAGTCTAAGTTTAGCTTATCCTCGAAACCCACTTATACAAACGTGGGGTTATCTCAGATTCTGTCCTCTCCTCCTAAGCTCAGTCCAAAGCTGCAGGCTTTGGGTTTGCCTCGTGTGAATTTGAGTTTTGCATCGGCGTTTAGATTGGTATCCACTAAAAGCACTGGATTCCGAAAGGTTGATGGGAATTTTGCGAGGAAGGTTGTTGAGAAGCCTGTTAAAGCTGTTAGTTCTACTTTTGGTAGATACCGTGAGGCTTTAGGGTTGCACATTGATGGGTTTTGGAAAAAGAATAGTCTTTTTGTGATTGGAGCTGGAGGGGTTTTTGTGTGTATTTTCCTTTGGAGGATTATGTTTGGAATTGCTAGTACATTTGTTGGCCTCTCTGAGGGCATGGCTAAGTATGGGTTTCTAGCACTCTCCTCTGCCATCGTAGCATTTTCT GGACTATACCTCCGCGCAAGGTTCACAATTAATCCCGATAAAGTTTATAGAATGACCATGAGGAAGATCAATACGGCAGCTGAAATTCTAGAAGTTATGGGTGCTCCTCTGGCAGGATCAGATTTACGAGCTTATGTGATGTCAGGTGGTGGCATAACATTTAAGAAATTCAAGCCAACAATAAGGAGCAAGCGCTGCTTTCTCCTTTTCCCCGTTCAGGGTTCTGAGAGAAAGGGTCTTGTTAGCGTTgaagttaagaagaagaaaggccaG TATGACATGAAGCTTTTGGCGGTAGATATTCCAATGGCGTCTGGTCCAGACCAACGGTTATTTCTGATTGGCGATGAAGAAGAGTACAGAATTGGTGGTGGTTTAATCTCTGTGTTAAGAGACCCTGTTGTGAAAGCCATGGCAGCAACTAAGGAGTTCGATAATCTTGATAGaattgaggaggaagaagacgctGAAAGAGAACTTCAAGAAGCCGAACGAAAGCACCGTGAAGAGATCGAGAAGCTCGAGAAAGAGAGCTcataa
- the LOC104785319 gene encoding thioredoxin-like protein CXXS2, whose amino-acid sequence MGNHCTRIPCCRKVWSCICCCSRKNKTQAYSQKGSGFIKGKVHPVSRIEKWEEKMTEAKKNGNILVVNFKASWCLPCKKIAPIYHELASTYTSMIFVTIDVEELAEFSNEWNVEATPTVVFLKDGRQMDKLVGGDAAELQKKTAAVAEILLRQS is encoded by the exons ATGGGGAATCATTGTACAAGAATTCCTTGTTGTAGAAAG GTGTGGTCATGTATATGCTGTTGCAGTAGAAAGAACAAGACTCAAGCTTATAGCCAAAAAGGGTCCGGCTTTATAAAAGGGAAGGTCCATCCCGTAAGTAGAATCGAGAAGTGGGAGGAGAAGATGACAGAAGCTAAAAAGAATGGCAACATT CTCGTAGTGAATTTTAAGGCTTCATGGTGTTTACCTTGTAAAAAGATAGCACCAATATACCATGAGCTTGCTTCCACATACACATCAATGATATTTGTCACTATAGACGTCGAAGAGCTCGct GAGTTTAGTAATGAATGGAACGTGGAAGCAACTCCAACAGTAGTGTTCCTTAAGGATGGGAGGCAAATGGATAAACTTGTAGGTGGTGATGCTGCAGAGCTTCAGAAGAAAACTGCAGCAGTTGCAGAGATCCTTCTCAGACAATCTTAA
- the LOC104785320 gene encoding probable RNA-binding protein EIF1AD: protein MNRGRRNLKQAASEQDFTLEECQSIAQVVSLRGSNQIEIMDAKGENSLALFPAKFRESMWIRRGSFVVIDHTGKEKAQESGSKVTSIVCKVLFFEQVRLLQKSPEWPEIFKDTKPIPADESSHIPIPQQEDDGEVDSSDDDDGMPPLEANTNRLRPFGVKCDAETDSGSDSDS from the exons atgaacagaggaagaaggaatctGAAACAAGCGGCGTCAGAGCAGGATTTTACGCTTGAGGAATGTCAAAGCATTGCCCAAGTCGTCTCTCTCAGAGGTTCCAATCAAATTGAG ATAATGGATGCAAAAGGAGAGAACTCATTAGCATTGTTTCCAGCTAAGTTTCGTGAGAGCATGTGGATCAGACGAG GAAGCTTTGTAGTGATTGATCatacaggaaaagaaaaggCACAAGAGTCTGGTAGCAAAGTTACATCTATTGTTTGTAAAGTTCTCTTCTTTGAGCAAGTCCGTCTCCTTCAAAAGTCTCCGGAATG GCCAGAAATCTTTAAAGATACTAAACCGATTCCAGCTGATGAAAGCTCTCATATACCTATTCCACAgcaagaagatgatggtgaagttgattcaagtgatgatgatgatggcatGCCCCCATTGGAAGCAAACACAAACAGATTGAGACCGTTTGGAGTGAAATGTGACGCAGAAACAGATTCAGGGTCAGATTCTGATTCATAG
- the LOC104785321 gene encoding E3 ubiquitin-protein ligase SHPRH-like, with the protein MGRRKQSKPQRSVGLITQTGSDSDGKRLLPGEEAEGSGEKIVEDIDKPYYVNICSSSPVSEQQQQQHFDLAEVVLTNLSLRERVGTSGTVTSIEIDHDLDCSLRFRLCNVTSFVDRIKLGHWPVLSSSDITLELVDNKVFDDEAESVIWSASFDGPGEGVSGLAHLASIKFLTLRLVPGDQGFLSPRVRVEMLQQAFDACDSLLENTRQIWKKSMVHVMSWLRPEVMTSEARYGSQLNVKETESLFVLEAENLDSSKKPRFDAAAFYEAIKPSKMDPMLEDDITDLLPELRPYQRRAAYWMVQRERGDPITLGDKENNQFISPLSISVGFLDSATKMFFNPFSGNISLAPEYFSPRIPGGILADEMGLGKTVELLACIFSHRKPAEDEISVSNGPPVTDDRNTGLKRLKRERVECICGAVSESRKYKGLWVQCDLCDAWQHADCVGYSPKGKGKKASQHVDEIVSQKKSKKDATEIIVRQGEYICQMCAELLKVTASPISTGATLIVCPAPILSQWHSEITRHTRLGSLVTCIYEGVRNVSLSEEPVIDITELLNADIVLTTYDVLKEDLTHDFDRHDGDRHCLRFQKRYPVIPTPLTRIFWWRICLDEAQMVESNAAAATEMALRLYTKHRWCITGTPIQRKLDDLSGLLRFLKANPFDVSRWWVEVIRDPYERRDAKAMEFTHRFFKQVMWRSSKVHVADELQLPPQEECVSWLKFSAIEEHFYTRQHETCVSYAREVIETLKRDILKRGHTASDNPLITHAEAAKLLKSLLKLRQACCHPQVGSSGLRSLQQSPMTMEEILMVLVKKTQIEGEEALRVLIVALNGIAAIAMLKQEFSEAVSLYKEALNITKENAEDFRLDPLLNIHILHNLAEILPLAESYSAAPGRPKTKIDENDDGHHRASKRQRINELESLTHDSSETAQHGEATSPDNGLKKDKECHEECRTLNIVCHTLKVKYLSSFNSKLSAAQQEFRKSYSQVSESLSNMEKQRSSWWLDALQLAEQNKDFSSELIRKIEEAIHGGFNKSSSSRANSRFRTIHAMKLHLQTSIDMLESSREKAIHRILEIDQTMEKPKMEDIERIGNCKYCNKKDDGPTCIHCELDELFQEYEARLFRFNKSRRGLMELAAAEETVHLQKKRSALNLFFIGLSSKNKDSNAPHGDNEEPTKRNAGDAVFVSKSPSETEIVLGVIRNHCKSYLDRENKSAATNHLHTLEVMRKEYAHARALGRAQAQLLRAYDEINMATMRLQLRESEDDTSLYALSQDELDVASVLNTNDKFMAQSSLLSIKGKLCYLKGLMKSKQKQEFENPDRSSPIQETVKASDPAEQEGENLLKRDEACPICQEILRNQKMVFQCGHSTCCNCFFAMTERKSVKVPLYKWVMCPICRQPTDIRNIAYADDKRNSSSSDQDHKDNEASLVVQGSYGTKIEAVTRRILWIKSSDPQAKVLVFSSWKDVLDVLEHAFAANSITFIRMQGGRKSQTAISKFKESEKETQKTNSHPKDTKSIQVLLLLVQHGANGLNLLEAQHVILVEPLLNPAAEAQAVGRVHRIGQEKPTLVHRFLVTDTVEESIYKLNRNKNTNLNSFSSRNTKNQDQKFLTLRDLESLFASPAAETAEMEENTGERQENLRDLPPSVAAALAAERRMKQSSASSSTTNA; encoded by the exons aTGGGTAGGAGAAAACAATCAAAGCCACAACGTTCAGTGGGTTTGATCACTCAAACCGGTTCTGATTCAGATGGAAAGCGATTATTACCGGGTGAAGAAGCTGAGGGTTCTGGggaaaagattgttgaagataTCGATAAGCCGTATTATGTGAACATATGTTCAAGTAGTCCAGTTTcagagcagcagcagcagcagcacttTGATTTAGCTGAAGTTGTTCTAACGAATTTAAGTTTGAGAGAACGTGTAGGAACTAGTGGTACAGTCACATCTATTGAGATTGATCATGATCTTGATTGCTCGTTACGGTTTCGGCTATGTAATGTGACTAGTTTTGTTGATCGGATTAAGCTTGGTCATTGGCCGGTATTGTCTTCGAGTGATATAACTTTGGAATTGGTTGAtaataaggtgtttgatgatgAGGCTGAGTCAGTGATTTGGTCTGCTAGTTTTGACGGTCCAGGTGAAGGGGTTTCGGGTCTTGCTCATTTGGCAAGTATCAAGTTTTTGACTTTAAGGCTCGTGCCGGGTGATCAGGGCTTTTTGTCACCTAGAGTTAGAGTTGAGATGCTTCAGCAGGCCTTTGATGCTTGTGATTCGCTTCTTGAGAATACAAGGCAAATATGGAAAAAGAGTATGGTTCACGTTATGTCTTGGTTGAGGCCAGAGGTAATGACATCAGAGGCTAGATATGGGTCACAACTAAACGTGAAGGAAACTGAATCATTATTCGTGTTGGAAGCTGAAAATTTGGACTCTAGTAAGAAGCCTAGGTTTGATGCTGCTGCTTTTTATGAAGCCATAAAGCCATCAAA GATGGATCCGATGCTTGAAGATGACATAACTGATTTGCTCCCAGAACTTAGGCCGTACCAAAGACGTGCAGCTTATTGGATGGTTCAGCGAGAGAGAGGAGATCCAATAACGTTGGGAGACAAGGAAAACAACCAATTTATTTCACCTTTGTCTATCTCCGTGGGGTTCCTTGACTCTGCTACAAAAATGTTCTTTAACCCATTCAG TGGGAATATCTCATTGGCTCCAGAGTATTTTTCACCTCGAATTCCAGGCGGTATCCTTGCTG ATGAAATGGGATTGGGAAAAACGGTTGAACTACTTGCATGCATCTTTTCTCATCGAAAACCAGCCGAGGATGAAATATCTGTGTCTAACGGGCCACCAGTTACCGATGATCGGAACACTGGTTTGAAAAGATTGAAAAGGGAACGTGTTGAGTGCATATGTGGAGCTGTCAGTGAAAGTCGCAAATACAAAGGACTCTGGGTACAGTGTGACCTTTGTGATGCTTGGCAGCATGCAGATTGTGTAGGTTATTCACCTAAAGGGAAAGGTAAGAAGGCTAGTCAACATGTTGATGAAATAGTGTCTCAAAAGAAGAGCAAAAAGGATGCAACGGAAATTATTGTCAGACAAGGTGAATATATTTGCCAAATGTGCGCTGAACTTCTAAAAGTGACTGCCTCTCCCATCTCTACGGGTGCCACTCTTATTGTCTGTCCAGCTCCTATATTATCACAATGGCATTCCGAGATTACACG GCATACGCGCTTGGGTTCACTCGTAACATGTATCTATGAAGGTGTGAGGAATGTCTCACTCTCTGAAGAACCTGTGATTGACATCACTGAACTCCTCAATGCTGACATTGTTTTAACTACATATGATGTCCTCAAAGAGGACTTGACACATGACTTCGACAGGCATGATGGTGACCGGCACTGTCTTAGATTTCAAAAAAG GTACCCTGTTATTCCTACTCCACTCACCAGAATATTCTGGTGGAGGATTTGCTTGGATGAGGCCCAGATGGTGGAGAGCAATGCAGCTGCTGCAACAGAGATGGCGTTGAGATTATATACCAAACACCGTTGGTGTATCACTGGAACTCCTATACAACGCAAACTGGATGACTTATCTGGACTGTTAAGGTTTCTTAAAGCAAATCCGTTCGATGTTTCAAGATGGTGGGTAGAAGTTATAAGAGATCCGTATGAG AGACGAGACGCAAAGGCTATGGAATTTACGCACAGATTTTTCAAACAAGTTATGTGGCGTTCTTCAAAAGTCCATGTGGCTGATGAATTGCAACTCCCACCTCAAGAAGAATGCGTCTCGTGGCTCAAATTTTCTGCAATTGAAGAACACTTCTACACCAGACAGCATGAAACTTGTGTGAGTTATGCCCGTGAAGTTATAGAAACTTTAAAACGTGATATTCTTAAAAGAG GTCATACTGCTTCTGATAATCCTTTAATCACTCATGCCGAAGCTGCAAAACTGCTGAAATCGCTCCTGAAGTTGCGCCAAGCTTGCTGCCACCCTCAAGTAGGAAGTTCAGGTTTACGTTCATTGCAACAAAGCCCAATGACCATGGAAGAAATTCTAATG GTACTTGTGAAAAAGACTCAGATCGAGGGAGAAGAAGCTCTTAGAGTGTTAATCGTTGCATTAAATGGGATTGCTGCTATTGCCATGCTTAAGCAAGAATTTTCCGAAGCAGTATCGTTGTACAAAGAAGCATTAAATATAACTAAAGAGAACGCCGAGGATTTTCGTCTTGATCCATTGTTGAATATTCACATTCTTCACAATTTAGCTGAGATACTACCACTGGCCGAAAGCTACAGTGCTGCGCCAGGAAGGCCTAAAACTAAAatagatgaaaatgatgacGGTCATCATCGTGCATCGAAAAGGCAAAGGATCAATGAGCTCGAGAGTTTAACTCATGATTCTTCAGAAACTGCACAACATGGGGAAGCCACTTCTCCAGACAATGGTTTAAAGAAGGATAAAGAGTGTCATGAAGAGTGCAGAACTCTGAATATAGTTTGTCACACATTGAAAGTTAAGTATTTATCCTCATTCAACTCAAAGCTTTCTGCCGCTCAGCAGGAATTCAGAAAGTCATATAGTCAG GTTTCCGAGTCATTGAGCAATATGGAGAAACAACGTTCGAGTTGGTGGTTGGATGCCCTGCAACTTGCTGAACAAAATAAAGACTTCTCTAGCGAGTTGATCAGGAAGATTGAAGAGGCCATCCATGGAGGCTTCAACAAATCAAGCTCCTCCAGAGCGAATTCTCG CTTTAGAACTATACATGCCATGAAACTTCATCTGCAGACTTCTATCGATATGCTGGAAAGCTCTAGAGAGAAAGCGATACATAGGATTCTAGAAATTGACCAGACTATGGAGAAACCAAAAATGGAGGATATTGAGCGTATTGGCAACTGCAAGTATTGCAACAAGAAGGATGATGGCCCCACGTGTATTCATTGCGAGCTAGATGAACTATTCCAG GAATACGAGGCTAGGCTATTTCGTTTTAACAAATCTCGTAGGGGATTAATGGAACTTGCAGCTGCTGAAGAGACAGTACATTTGCAGAAGAAGAGATCTGCCcttaatcttttctttattgGTTTGTCATCAAAGAATAAGGATTCAAATGCACCGCATGGTGACAATGAGGAGCCCACCAAAAGAAATGCTGGTGACGCTGTGTTC GTTTCAAAATCTCCATCTGAGACGGAAATAGTTCTTGGAGTGATAAGAAACCATTGTAAAAGCTATTTAGATAGGGAAAATAAATCGGCAGCCACAAACCATTTGCATACCCTTGAG GTGATGAGAAAGGAATATGCACATGCAAGGGCTTTGGGTAGGGCTCAAGCTCAACTCCTACGAGCCTACGATGAGATTAACATGGCAACAATGAGACTACAGCTTAGAGAATCTGAAGATGACACATCGCTCTATGCTTTGAGCCAAGACGAGTTAGATGTTGCTAGTGTGCTGAACACAAATGATAAATTTATGGCTCAATCCTCGTTGCTTAGTATAAAAGGCAAACTTTGTTATTTGAAG GGTTTGATGAAATCCAAACAGAAACAAGAATTCGAGAATCCAGATCGTTCCTCACCAATACAGGAAACAGTTAAGGCTTCAGATCCTGCTGAACAGGAAGGCGAAAACCTTCTTAAGAGAGATGAAGCATGCCCGATTTGTCAAGAAATTCTACGGAATCAGAAGATGGTTTTCCAGTGCGGGCATTCCACTTGCTGTAACT GCTTTTTTGCTATGACTGAGCGCAAATCAGTTAAAGTACCGCTGTACAAGTGGGTGATGTGTCCAATATGCAGGCAGCCTACAGATATTAGAAATATTGCATATGCTGATGACAAAAGAAACAGTTCTTCATCAGATCAAGATCACAAAGACAATGAGGCATCATTGGTGGTTCAAGGTTCATATGGAACAAAG ATCGAAGCTGTTACTAGAAGAATCTTATGGATCAAGTCAAGTGACCCACAAGCGAAGGTTCTAGTTTTTTCCAGCTGGAAAGATGTTCTTGATGTGTTAGAACATGCCTTCGCTGCCAATAGCATCACCTTTATCCGGATGCAAGGAGGCAG GAAATCACAGACAGCCATTAGCAAATTCAAGGAATCTGAGAAAGAAACCCAAAAGACAAACTCCCATccaaaagacacaaaatcaaTTCAAGTCCTATTGCTTTTGGTGCAGCATGGCGCCAACGGTCTTAATCTTCTAGAGGCACAGCATGTAATTCTGGTGGAACCGCTTCTAAATCCGGCTGCGGAAGCGCAAGCCGTTGGTCGTGTTCACCGGATTGGGCAAGAGAAACCTACTCTAGTTCATCGTTTCCTG GTAACTGACACAGTGGAAGAAAGCATCTACAAACTGAACAGAAATAAGAATACAAACTTAAATTCATTCAGCAGCAGGAATACAAAGAATCAAGATCAAAAGTTCTTGACACTGAGGGATCTCGAATCTCTATTTGCTTCACCAGCAGCAGAAACAGCAGAGATGGAAGAAAACACGGGAGAAAGACAGGAGAATCTGAGAGATCTACCGCCCTCAGTTGCTGCAGCATTAGCAGCCGAGAGGAGGATGAAGCAAAGTAGTGCATCCTCATCAACTACAAACGCATGA
- the LOC104785322 gene encoding ubiquinol-cytochrome c reductase complex 6.7 kDa protein-like: MAGTAGLLKVVKPKIQPINIQAAAGWGIAAAAGAIWVVQPFDWIKKTFIDPPPVEEK; the protein is encoded by the exons ATGGCAGGAACAGCTGGTTTGCTCAAGGTCGTGAAGCCAAAGATCCAACCGATAAATATCCAAGCCGCCGCTGGATGGGGGATCGCCGCCGCAGCCGGTGCCATCTGGGTTGTCCAA CCATTTGATTGGATAAAGAAGACATTCATTGACCCACCTCCAGTTGAAGAAAAGTGA
- the LOC104785323 gene encoding rhodanese-like domain-containing protein 7 has translation MLRYCHWRFPPSLAAARMLSSQPPPHSHSTFSSSAVNSSSVDKNSKPELLFPQSQSQNLSSSPSSSSSLKSTVACSTAGAIRRSMATNSQCFSSRTESNDSDLGSLVVVSFYKFANLPDHADFRKPLKDLCEELRVSGGIILAPEGINGSVCGIRESVERVLAFIQRDVRLNGLRQIETPVSPEEEAIHHGHSSSSPLAAGEDAPFRWDHVRVKLKKEIVTLGMPSVSPIEKVGTYVSPEEWNELISDPETVVIDVRNTYETRIGKFKGAVDPCTTAFRNFPSWVENQFALKQESNESQENVEKKDITNKEDKAEKQKTLPRIAMYCTGGIRCEKASSLLLSQGFEEVYHLKGGILKYLEEVPKTESLWEGECFVFDKRVSVEHGLAQGTHKLCYGCKQPISDEDMESPEYEYAVSCPYCYSKKSEEEKERARARQTQFEEWGVIGGPDKGRRPATKPDSPRKKKNNAKLGSSILE, from the exons ATGCTACGGTATTGCCACTGGAGATTTCCACCGTCCCTCGCCGCCGCTAGAATGCTCTCATCACAACCACCGCCTCACTCACACTCTACCTTCTCTAGTAGCGCCGTTAACTCGAGCTCAGTCGATAAAAACTCCAAACCGGAGTTACTATTCCCTCAATCCCAATCCCagaatctctcttcctctccttcttcttcttcatctctcaaaTCCACGGTTGCTTGTTCAACCGCTGGAGCTATCCGGAGAAGCATGGCCACGAATTCTCAATGCTTTTCGAGCAGAACAGAATCTAACGACTCTGATTTAGGCTCGCTTGTTGTGGTTTCGTTCTACAAATTCGCTAATTTGCCTGACCATGCTGATTTCAGGAAGCCATTGAAAGATCTATGCGAAGAATTG CGTGTTTCAGGTGGAATCATTCTTGCACCAGAAGGGATCAATGGAAGTGTCTGTGGGATTCGTGAATCAGTGGAGAGAGTGTTGGCGTTTATACAGAGAGATGTCAGATTGAATGGTTTGAGGCAAATTGAGACACCTGTGAGtcctgaagaagaagcaattcaCCATGGACATAGCAGTAGCTCTCCTCTTGCAGCTGGTGAAGATGCTCCGTTTAGATGGGATCACGTTAGGGTCAAACTCAAGAAAGAG ATTGTTACGCTTGGAATGCCTAGTGTGTCGCCAATTGAAAAAGTTGGAACATATGTGAGCCCTGAAGAATGGAATGAACTGATCAGTGATCCAGAAACT GTAGTGATTGATGTGCGCAATACCTATGAGACTAGAATTGGGAAGTTTAAAGGAGCTGTAGATCCATGTACCACAGCTTTCAGGAATTTCCCATCTTGGGTGGAGAATCAATTTGCGTTGAAGCAAGAAAGCAATGAATCGCAAGAAAATGTGGAGAAGAAGGATATCACAAATAAAGAAGACAAAGCTGAAAAACAGAAGACGCTGCCACGGATTGCTATGTACTGCACTGGAGGAATCAGATGTGAGAAAGCTTCAAGTCTCCTTCTTAGCCAAGGTTTCGAAGAG GTGTATCATCTGAAAGGTGGGATATTAAAGTACCTAGAAGAAGTCCCTAAAACAGAGAGTTTATGGGAAGGCGAATGCTTTGTGTTCGACAAGCGTGTTTCCGTGGAACATGGTCTAGCTCAAGGAACACATAAACTCTGCTATGGATGCAAGCAGCCTATAAGTGATGAAGACATGGAATCTCCAGAGTACGAGTATGCAGTCTCTTGTCCTTACTGTTACTCGAAGAAATccgaagaggagaaagaaagagcaaGAGCGAGGCAGACACAGTTTGAGGAATGGGGTGTAATTGGTGGTCCTGACAAAGGTCGTCGACCAGCTACTAAACCAGATAgtccaaggaagaagaagaacaatgcaAAGCTTGGTTCTTCAATATTAGAATGA
- the LOC104788837 gene encoding uncharacterized protein LOC104788837 codes for MDGKKLIILSEEAKLNVKVIGTIGITDGHPYQYRVVAWTNAKDKYLTKIVPTEGDPEFNEVLQISLDKNFPAKALFVDVFRMNSDGLYFVGRGKTLLPTDIGKDFYREVELSGFVEAGFLQLSLNLNVFEVLGYAI; via the coding sequence atggaTGGGAAAAAGTTAATAATCTTGAGTGAAGAAGCAAAGTTAAACGTGAAAGTCATTGGAACAATCGGAATCACCGATGGTCATCCATATCAATACAGGGTTGTAGCTTGGACAAATGCAAAGGACAAATACCTAACAAAGATTGTACCGACCGAGGGAGATCCTGAGTTCAATGAAGTGCTACAAATTTCTCTGGATAAGAATTTTCCAGCGAAAGCTTTATTTGTAGATGTCTTCAGAATGAATTCAGATGGTCTCTACTTCGTCGGGAGGGGAAAGACATTGTTGCCAACGGATATAGGGAAAGATTTTTACAGGGAAGTTGAGCTCTCTGGTTTTGTGGAAGCCGGGTTTCTTCAATTGTCACTAAATCTCAATGTTTTTGAGGTACTTGGTTATGCTATATGA
- the LOC104788838 gene encoding mitogen-activated protein kinase kinase kinase 1-like has translation MQKKVIGDVTEESSLKIVSVIDKDTYGYGSVSKNNNDSNLEKSYMKKSCTLKHAEKLERELKTMLHFRANPFIVQASCPHLHFEYNTKSATLCYIYMEYASLGNLDKMISDAGGKLPEDSVRRATRMILQGLKALHAEGYLHCDLKPSNVFVFPSSRPGEPWDLKLTGFGLSKDPTMDSMLLFPGTREYMPPEATMPNMFSGMDRLIGPSRDIWSLGHTVLRMLGGILEEMGHSIAWTTGFYISPVATDFYMWCCKLRPTERPTIDELLDHPFVAERPSSFHEVSIFSKEQSYFRRHDELIPQHPIPDPLGTFNRFVNRSLHYPATR, from the coding sequence ATGCAGAAAAAGGTTATTGGAGATGTGACGGAGGAGTCTTCGCTGAAGATAGTCTCTGTTATTGACAAAGATACCTACGGCTACGGCTCTGtgtccaaaaataataatgattccAACTTGGAGAAATCTTACATGAAGAAGTCATGTACGCTCAAACATGCCGAGAAACTCGAGAGGGAGCTTAAGACGATGCTTCACTTCCGCGCCAATCCTTTCATCGTCCAAGCTTCTTGCCCTCATCTTCACTTCGAGTATAACACCAAAAGCGCGACTTTGTGCTACATCTACATGGAGTATGCTTCCTTAGGCAATCTCGACAAGATGATCTCTGATGCTGGTGGGAAATTGCCTGAAGATAGTGTCAGACGCGCCACTCGTATGATTCTACAAGGACTCAAGGCTCTTCACGCGGAAGGTTACCTCCACTGCGACCTCAAACCCTCCAATGTTTTTGTCTTCCCTTCCAGCAGACCTGGAGAGCCATGGGATCTCAAGCTTACTGGTTTCGGCTTATCCAAAGATCCTACTATGGACTCTATGCTGTTGTTTCCTGGCACCCGCGAGTACATGCCGCCTGAGGCCACTATGCCGAATATGTTTTCTGGCATGGATAGATTGATCGGACCATCCCGTGATATATGGTCTCTGGGGCATACGGTTCTTAGGATGCTTGGGGGTATCCTTGAAGAGATGGGACATAGTATCGCGTGGACAACAGGCTTTTATATCTCTCCGGTGGCAACAGACTTCTATATGTGGTGCTGTAAGTTGCGGCCTACAGAGAGGCCCACCATAGATGAGCTCTTGGACCATCCTTTTGTTGCTGAAAGACCTTCATCCTTTCATGAGGTTTCCATCTTCAGTAAGGAACAGTCGTATTTTAGAAGACATGATGAATTGATTCCACAACATCCAATTCCAGACCCTTTAGGCACCTTCAATAGATTCGTGAATAGATCTCTTCATTATCCTGCCACTAGGTGA